One genomic window of Vicinamibacteria bacterium includes the following:
- a CDS encoding regulatory protein RecX — protein sequence MTRAGYTASEIQSTIDFLLSRRYLDDPTFARELARSRAERKHWGPLRIERRLRELGVEESNIEAALSYAFPEGQDDAAIAALTRFLGSKGPWARDERARAYRHLLSRGFSGEVAYRLVSGSDLEDTE from the coding sequence TTGACGCGAGCGGGATACACCGCTAGCGAGATCCAGTCCACCATCGACTTCCTCCTCTCCCGGCGCTATCTGGACGACCCTACCTTTGCGCGCGAGCTCGCGCGATCACGCGCCGAGCGCAAGCACTGGGGCCCGCTTCGAATCGAGCGCCGACTTCGAGAGCTCGGCGTAGAGGAGTCGAATATCGAGGCGGCGTTGTCCTACGCGTTTCCCGAGGGACAGGACGACGCCGCTATCGCCGCCCTGACGCGATTTCTCGGCTCGAAGGGCCCATGGGCGCGGGACGAGCGGGCTCGAGCCTACAGACATCTGCTGTCACGCGGCTTCTCCGGCGAGGTGGCTTACCGGCTGGTATCCGGCAGCGATTTGGAAGATACTGAGTAA
- a CDS encoding type IV pilus twitching motility protein PilT has translation MHINDLLKVASERKASDLHLKVGSHPVIRVAGELVPLVEMKRLMQEDTIAMAFSIMSNRQKQKFKDNLEIDIAYSVPGLGRFRANVFQQRGTVGLVLRVIPVKILTIRELGLPLVLEKIAQETRGLILCTGTTGSGKSTTLAAMIDYINSHRCEHIMTIEDPIEFLHRDKKSIVNQREVEVDTKSFAGALRSALRQDPDVILVGEMRDYETIETAITAAETGHLVLSTLHTLDATETVNRIIAVFPPHQQKQIRLQLAGVIKAVISMRLIPRADGHGRVPAVEVMIATPFIRDCIINKDKTKLIHEAIAAGVSQYGMQTFDQSIFNLYKKDLITYDEALRRASNPDEFKLKIQGIQSTSDLAQEEMERSMTDFMDDRSGEGQESPFEFS, from the coding sequence ATGCACATCAACGACTTGCTGAAAGTCGCCTCGGAGCGCAAAGCCTCCGATTTACACCTCAAGGTGGGGAGCCACCCGGTCATCCGCGTTGCCGGCGAGCTCGTTCCTCTGGTGGAAATGAAGCGCCTCATGCAGGAAGACACCATCGCCATGGCCTTCTCCATCATGAGCAACCGGCAAAAGCAAAAATTCAAGGACAACCTGGAGATCGACATCGCCTACAGCGTACCCGGGCTCGGTCGTTTCCGGGCGAACGTCTTCCAGCAACGCGGGACGGTGGGTCTCGTACTCCGCGTCATTCCCGTCAAGATTCTCACGATCCGCGAGCTCGGCCTCCCCCTGGTGCTGGAGAAGATCGCTCAGGAGACGCGCGGACTCATCCTGTGCACCGGCACCACGGGTTCGGGAAAGTCGACGACCCTCGCCGCGATGATCGACTACATCAACTCCCATCGCTGCGAGCACATCATGACCATCGAGGATCCGATCGAGTTTCTTCATCGCGACAAGAAATCGATCGTCAACCAACGCGAGGTCGAGGTGGACACCAAGAGCTTCGCCGGGGCGCTCCGGAGCGCTCTGCGCCAAGACCCTGACGTGATCCTCGTGGGTGAGATGCGCGACTACGAAACGATCGAGACGGCCATCACCGCAGCCGAGACGGGGCATCTCGTCCTGTCGACGCTTCACACTTTGGACGCCACTGAGACCGTCAACCGGATCATTGCCGTCTTCCCCCCGCATCAGCAAAAACAGATTCGACTCCAGCTCGCGGGGGTCATCAAGGCGGTCATCTCGATGAGGCTCATCCCCCGAGCGGACGGCCACGGTCGGGTACCCGCGGTCGAGGTGATGATCGCCACCCCGTTCATCCGGGACTGCATCATCAACAAGGACAAGACCAAGCTCATCCACGAGGCCATCGCCGCCGGGGTGTCCCAGTACGGGATGCAGACGTTCGACCAGTCCATCTTCAACCTCTACAAGAAAGACCTCATCACTTACGATGAAGCCCTGAGGAGAGCCAGCAACCCCGATGAGTTCAAGCTCAAGATCCAGGGCATCCAGTCGACGAGCGACCTCGCCCAAGAAGAGATGGAGAGGAGCATGACCGACTTCATGGACGATCGAAGTGGGGAAGGACAGGAAAGTCCCTTCGAGTTCAGTTGA
- a CDS encoding alanine--tRNA ligase-related protein — protein MKAKQIRRGFLDFFESKSHRVVPSSSLVPISDPTLLFVNAGMNQFKDVFLGLETRSYRRATTVQRCVRAGGKHNDLE, from the coding sequence ATGAAAGCGAAACAGATACGAAGGGGATTCCTCGACTTCTTCGAATCGAAAAGCCACCGTGTCGTCCCGAGCTCGTCCCTAGTCCCCATCAGCGATCCGACGCTCCTGTTCGTGAACGCGGGGATGAACCAGTTCAAGGACGTGTTCCTGGGACTCGAGACGAGGAGCTACCGCCGGGCAACGACCGTTCAAAGATGCGTCCGTGCGGGAGGCAAACATAATGACCTGGAG
- a CDS encoding RsmE family RNA methyltransferase, whose product MGSARIQTAVSRERRFYVRRLDSDRIELRGDEAHHIIHVLRLVTGARVTLFDGRGGSVRGAIESLTGDSVSVRVLGSEPPRESPLLLALGLAVPKAQRMPVAVQKLTELGARRIIPLVTERGTTTPSQMQRNLARWRRIVLEASKQSGRSILTEISPPRSLLEVLDQAQETCIVMAQPGAPALEVARTADAVLALIGPEGGWSENELTLARKRSVALYGLGPRTLRTETAAIATAAILQWNRGDLRY is encoded by the coding sequence ATGGGTAGCGCTCGTATCCAGACCGCAGTGAGCCGGGAACGCCGTTTCTACGTTCGCCGCTTGGATTCGGATCGAATCGAGCTCCGGGGCGATGAAGCGCATCACATCATACACGTGCTGAGGCTCGTCACCGGGGCTCGGGTCACGCTATTCGACGGTCGGGGTGGATCCGTGCGTGGCGCGATCGAGTCCCTTACCGGTGACTCCGTCTCGGTCCGCGTGCTGGGATCCGAGCCTCCACGTGAGTCTCCTCTCCTGCTTGCCCTGGGCCTCGCGGTCCCCAAGGCGCAGCGGATGCCGGTCGCCGTCCAGAAGCTAACCGAGCTCGGCGCGCGACGCATCATTCCCCTGGTGACGGAAAGAGGCACGACCACCCCGAGCCAAATGCAGCGCAACCTGGCACGATGGCGGCGCATCGTGCTCGAGGCGTCGAAGCAATCCGGGCGGAGCATTCTGACGGAGATCTCGCCTCCCCGAAGCCTCCTGGAGGTGCTCGACCAGGCGCAGGAAACCTGCATCGTGATGGCGCAGCCGGGGGCTCCAGCCCTGGAGGTCGCGCGAACGGCGGACGCGGTCCTCGCCCTCATAGGCCCGGAGGGAGGCTGGTCCGAGAATGAGCTCACCCTGGCAAGAAAACGATCGGTGGCGCTGTACGGGCTGGGCCCCCGCACGCTGAGAACCGAAACCGCCGCCATCGCGACCGCCGCGATCCTCCAGTGGAACCGAGGCGATCTCCGTTACTGA
- a CDS encoding serine/threonine-protein kinase, translated as MFLLGQQLGKYQIVKTLGSGGFGTVYLVRDTWIDKKLAIKVPHKQNGEFDDLLQEPRLLAALAHENIVSIVTAEKAGEYFFIVMEFVEGESLEARIQRDKNVELRVAMDFARQIVTGVDHAHRQGILHRDLRPGNVLVTPEGRIKITDFGTSRFLEVSDRASTVIGSPPYMAPEQFRGRGVFASDIYSIGVMMYEMMTGVLPYFSADPRRLEQMAASGRFTRPRERNRGIPPEIDEIIVKALAPQVSDRYQQAHELLDDLCTAGEIDHRASRVEDIRQRVRARERSIGGFCWNCRKPLHARARACPFCGESQ; from the coding sequence ATGTTTCTGCTCGGCCAGCAGCTCGGCAAGTATCAAATCGTAAAGACACTGGGTAGCGGAGGCTTCGGTACCGTGTACCTGGTGCGCGACACCTGGATCGACAAGAAACTTGCCATCAAGGTTCCTCACAAACAGAACGGCGAGTTCGACGATCTGCTGCAGGAGCCGCGATTGCTCGCGGCGCTGGCCCACGAGAACATCGTGAGTATCGTCACCGCGGAGAAGGCCGGCGAATACTTCTTCATCGTGATGGAGTTCGTGGAAGGAGAGAGCCTGGAGGCTCGGATCCAGCGCGACAAGAATGTCGAGCTCCGAGTCGCTATGGACTTCGCCAGACAGATCGTGACCGGGGTGGATCACGCTCACCGACAGGGAATTCTGCATCGCGATCTTCGACCCGGAAACGTGCTCGTCACTCCCGAGGGCAGAATCAAGATCACCGACTTCGGTACGTCGCGCTTTCTCGAGGTGTCCGATCGCGCTTCGACCGTCATCGGCAGCCCCCCTTACATGGCCCCCGAGCAGTTTCGAGGTCGTGGGGTGTTTGCGTCGGACATTTACTCGATCGGAGTCATGATGTACGAGATGATGACCGGCGTGCTGCCCTACTTCAGCGCCGATCCCAGACGGCTCGAGCAGATGGCCGCCTCAGGACGATTTACGCGGCCGCGGGAACGCAATCGCGGCATCCCCCCGGAGATCGACGAGATCATCGTCAAGGCCCTTGCTCCCCAGGTCTCTGACCGCTATCAACAGGCGCACGAGCTTCTCGACGATCTCTGCACTGCGGGGGAGATCGACCATCGAGCTTCTCGTGTCGAAGATATTCGACAGAGGGTTCGCGCGCGAGAACGGTCGATCGGAGGGTTCTGCTGGAACTGCCGAAAGCCGCTCCACGCCCGCGCCCGGGCCTGCCCTTTCTGCGGAGAGAGTCAGTAA